Proteins encoded within one genomic window of Episyrphus balteatus chromosome 1, idEpiBalt1.1, whole genome shotgun sequence:
- the LOC129907103 gene encoding protein lethal(2)essential for life: MSVVPLMFRDWWDDFDMPMRTSRLLDQHFGTGLKREDLLSSLWSSNPTVLRQGYLRPWKRSTNLQKQESGSTLNIDSEKFEVILDVQQFSPNEITVKVTDKYIVVEGKHEEKQDEHGFVARQFSRRYLLPNDVNPDNVASSLSSDGLLTITAPMKKIPPPPSERVVPITQTGPSSKEDNAKKVETATS, translated from the exons ATGTCAGTAGTGCCTCTAATGTTCCGCGACTGGTGGGATGATTTTGATATGCCAATGCGAACCTCGCGTTTGCTGGATCAGCATTTTGGAACTGGTTTAAA ACGTGAAGATTTGTTATCTTCATTATGGAGCTCTAACCCAACCGTTTTAAGACAGGGCTATCTTCGGCCATGGAAACGCAGTACAAACTTGCAAAAGCAAGAATCCGGATCAACTTTGAACATTGATAGTGAAAAATTCGAGGTTATCTTGGATGTGCAACAGTTTTCTCCCAACGAGATCACAGTCAAGGTCACCGATAAATATATTGTTGTAGAAGGCAAACACGAGGAGAAACAAGACGAACATGGTTTTGTAGCAAGACAATTCTCAAGACGTTACCTATTGCCAA ATGACGTCAACCCAGACAATGTTGCTTCGTCTTTGTCCTCCGATGGATTGTTGACAATCACCGCCCCCATGAAGAAGATTCCACCTCCACCAAGTGAGCGAGTAGTTCCAATCACTCAGACAGGTCCATCTAGCAAAGAAGACAATGCTAAGAAAGTAGAGACCGCCACTTCCTAA